Proteins encoded in a region of the Labrus bergylta chromosome 9, fLabBer1.1, whole genome shotgun sequence genome:
- the faf2 gene encoding FAS-associated factor 2, which yields MAAPEEPELSQAQTEKLLQFQDLTGLESMDQCRRTLEQHNWNIEAAVQDRLNEQEGVPSVFNPPPSRPLQVNTADHRVYSYIVSRPQPRGLLGWSYYLIMLPFRFTYYTLLDIFRFALRFIRPDPRGRVTDPVGDVVSFIHSFEEKYGRSHPVFYQGTYSQALNDAKRELRFLLVYLHGEDHQDTDEFCRSTLCTEEVLTFLNTRMLFWACSTSKPEGYRVSQALRENTYPFLAMIMLKDRKMTVVGRLEGLIQPEDLINQLNFIMDANQTHLMSERLEREERNQTQVLRQQQDEAYLASLRADQEKDRKKREEQEQIRQEEEKVRQSVLAEERRRQTLEEEKERKSECLPPEPPADDPESVKIVFKLPNDTRVERRFLFGQSLTVIYDFLFSLKESPEKFQIVTNFPRRVLPCLPTEEQPNPPTLKEAGLSRSEVLFVQDLTDD from the exons ATGGCGGCGCCAGAGGAGCCAGAATTATCTCAGGCGCAGACGGAAAAACTCCTCCAATTTCAG GACCTTACTGGTTTGGAGTCAATGGACCAGTGTCGTCGAACATTAGAGCAGCACAACTGGAACATAGAG GCTGCAGTACAAGACAGACTTAATGAGCAAGAAGGAGTGCCCAGTGTGTTTAACCCTCCACCATCCAGACCATTACAGGTCAATACAGCTGACCACAGAGTATATAGTTACATTGTCTCAAGGCCACAACCCAGG GGATTACTAGGATGGAGTTACTACTTGATAATGCTACCGTTCAGATTTACATATTACACACTTCTGGACATATTCAG GTTTGCCCTGCGATTCATCAGGCCAGATCCTCGTGGTCGTGTCACAGACCCTGTTGGAGATGTTGTGTCTTTCATTCATAGTTTCGAGGAGAAGTATGGTCGGTCACACCCAGTATTTTACCAGGGCACATACAGCCAG gccCTGAATGATGCCAAACGGGAGCTCCGTTTCTTATTAGTGTACCTTCATGGGGAGGATCATCAAGACACAGATGAGTTTTGCCG cTCCACATTATGTACAGAAGAGGTTCTAACCTTCCTCAACACACGAATGCTCTTCTGGGCATGCTCAACCAGCAAGCCTGAGGGCTACAGAG TATCCCAGGCATTGCGAGAGAACACCTACCCATTCTTGGCCATGATAATGCTCAAGGATCGCAAAATGACAGTGGTGGGTCGCCTCGAGGGTCTCATCCAGCCAGAGGACCTCATCAATCAGCTCAACTTCATCATGGATGCCAACCAAACACATTTGATGTCAGAGCGCCTTGAACG GGAGGAGAGGAACCAGACCCAAGTGCTAAGGCAGCAACAAGACGAGGCCTATCTCGCCTCCCTCCGTGCAGACCAAGAGAAGGACCgaaagaagagggaggagcaggagcagatcaggcaggaggaggagaaggtccGACAGAGTGTTCTTGCTGAGGAGCGGAGACGACAA ACACtcgaagaggaaaaggagagaaaatcaGAATGTCTTCCCCCAGAGCCGCCTGCAGATGATCCAGAAAGTGTCAAAATAGTGTTTAAGCTGCCTAACGATACACGAGTAGAGAGACGATTCCTGTTTGGGCAGTCTTTGACG GTAATATACgacttcctcttctctttgaAAGAATCTCCAGAGAAGTTTCAGATAGTAACAAACTTCCCTCGCCGAGTCCTGCCCTGCCTTCCGACTGAAGAGCAGCCCAACCCTCCCACACTGAAGGAGGCGGGGCTCAGCCGCTCCGAGGTCCTTTTTGTACAGGACCTTACGGACGATTAA